Proteins from a single region of Oncorhynchus tshawytscha isolate Ot180627B linkage group LG03, Otsh_v2.0, whole genome shotgun sequence:
- the dhrs12 gene encoding dehydrogenase/reductase SDR family member 12 yields MSFYRNAVWFVKGLQEYTKSGYEEAAKQFNTGDLDVNLSGRSFVITGANSGIGKATAHEIAKRGGIVHLVCRNKERAQEAKEELVEHSKNQNVHVHIVDMSSARQVWEFAESFSKSNSIHVLINNAGCMVNQKELTEEGVEKNFATNTLGTFILTTALIPALKQAQDPRVITVSSGGMLVQKMKVDDLQSEKGTFDGTMAYAQNKRQQVILTERWASQHKEIHFSSMHPGWADTPAVQLSMPDFHAKMKNKLRTESMGADTVVWLAVSAVASNQPSGLFFQDRMAVPTHLPLALSRSSPADEEKLQAILEQLAHKFKP; encoded by the exons ATGTCGTTTTACAGAAACGCCGTTTGGTTCGTTAAAGGTCTTCAAGAATACACAAA AAGCGGATATGAAGAAGCAGCTAAGCAGTTTAATACTGGGGACCTGGACGTAAACCTGAGTGGCAGGTCTTTTGTAATCACTGGGGCCAACAGCGGCATTGGAAAAGCTACAGCCCATGAAATAGCCAAAAGAG GAGGGATTGTCCACCTGGTGTGTCGTAACAAGGAACGGGCACAGGAGGCGAAGGAGGAGCTGGTGGAACATAGTAAAAACCAG AATGTCCATGTTCACATCGTTGACATGTCCAGTGCAAGACAAGTGTGGGAGTTTGCAGAGAGCTTCTCAAAAAGCAACAGCATTCATGTACTG ATCAACAATGCAGGGTGTATGGTAAACCAGAAAGAGCTGACAGAGGAAGGTGTAGAGAAGAACTTTGCTACTAACACTCTCG GTACCTTTATCCTAACCACAGCGTTGATACCAGCCCTGAAACAGGCACAGGACCCACGAGTG atCACAGTGTCTTCAGGGGGCATGCTGGTCCAGAAGATGAAAGTAGACGACCTGCAGTCTGAGAAGGGGACGTTCGACGGCACTATGGCCTACGCTCAAAATAAA AGACAACAGGTGATACTGACCGAGAGATGGGCGTCCCAGCATAAAGAGATCCATTTCTCATCAATGCACCCTGGCTGGGCTGATACTCCAG CTGTCCAGTTGTCCATGCCTGACTTCCATGCTAAGATGAAGAACAAGCTGCGTACGGAGTCAATGGGGGCCGACACGGTGGTGTGGCTGGCTGTCTCAGCAGTGGCCTCCAACCAGCCCAGTGGACTCTTCTTCCAGG ACCGAATGGCGGTGCCCACACACCTTCCGCTGGCTTTATCCAGGTCCTCTCCGGCCGATGAGGAGAAGCTGCAGGCAATATTGGAGCAGCTCGCACACAAGTTCAAACCTTGA